GCGCTTTCATCGATGTTCATTACCCAGACCGTCGCCGGGGCAATCGCCGACCTGGAGGTCAATCGCTGGGTACTGATGGGGGTGATTAACGTCTTTCTGCTGGTTGCCGGTTTTTTCCTGCCACCGGTGGCCGTGATTGTCATGACCGCGCCGATTTTGCTGCCGATCATCCTGGCGGCAAACTTTGACCCTTACTGGTTTGCGGTGATTCTCACCATCAACCTGGAAATCGGCCTTATCACTCCGCCAGTGGGTCTCAACCTGTTCATTATCAAGGGCATTGCCCCGGATATTTCGCTGCGGGATATCTTGCTGGGCAGCCTGCCCTATGCGCTGTGCATGGTACTGGCCATCCTGTTGCTGTGCCTGTTCCCCGGCCTTGCCCTATGGCTACCCAACCTGATCATGGGCTGAAAGGAGGATGACCATGAACATGATGTTTCTCCAGGAGTTGTTCAACAATATTACCCAGCGCGACGCGCTGTTGCGGCGGCGTCAGACTGTCGCCTCAGCGGTGGACCACACTCACCTGGTCAAGGCCTGCCAAGCTCTACTCGAAAGCGATGGCGAAGCGTCAAGCATTGCGCTGGCCAGCCGCGCCCTGGCCATTTACCGACGCCTCTCGCAGGATGAAAAAAGCCTTTTTTTCAAGCGCCTGGCGGAAGACTTTGCGGCCACCCCCGAGCATATCGACGAGGCTTACACCGCCTACCGTGACGCGCGGGATAACCGCACGCTGCAACAGCTTTTTGAGGCCTGCGAGCCGCTTCGCCAGGAACTGTTCCGGCGCCTCAACTTTGCCAGCGACGGCACCTATGAACTGGTCAACATGCGTCAGGATTTATTGGGTCTGCTGCGCGACCAGCCTGACCTGGCGCCCATCGATGACGACTTTGCGCACCTGTTCGGCTCCTGGTTCAATCGCGGTTTTTTGATGCTCAAGCGCATCGACTGGAACACCCCCGCATCGATTCTCGAGAAGATCATTCGTTACGAAGCGGTGCACGAAATTCAGGACTGGGACGACCTGCGCCGCCGCCTGGACGCCCGTGATCGCCGCTGCTTCGCGTTCTTTCACCCTGCCATCGGCGATGAACCGCTGATTTTTGTAGAAGTCGCCCTGCATAAGGGACTGCCAAGTCGTATCCAGCCCATTCTCTCAGGGCAGGATGGCGGTGTGGATGACCCCGACGATGCCGACAGCGCTGCCTTCTTCGGCATCAGTAACTGCCAAACCGGCCTGCGCGGTATTTCGTTTGGTAACTTCCTGATCAAGCAGGTGGTTCAAGAGCTTTCCCAGGAGCTTCCCCAACTCAAGTACTTCGTGACGCTTTCACCGGTGCCCGGATTTGCTCAATGGCTCAACGAGCAGCGCCAAAACGACCATTGGCCGCCCAGCGTCCGTGAAACACTGGCAGAGCTCGACACGCCGGGATGGCATCAGGATAAACAGCGCCAGGAGCGACTCAAAGCAACGCTACAACCGCTCGCTGCCCGCTATCTGATCGACGAGAAAAACCGTCACGGTTTACCGCTCAACCCCGTTGCCCGCTTTCACCTGGGCAATGGCGCCAAGCTTCAGCGTATCAACTGGCTCGGCGACACCTCCGACAAGGGCATAAAACAGGCGGCAGGGCTGATGGTCAACTACCTGTACGTGCTTGATGACATTGAGCGTAACCACGAAAATTATACCGCCAAGGGCGCCATTGCCTGCTCGAGCGACGTGCGTGACCTCGCCAAGCGGGCGCGCAAGCTGGCCAAGGGAGAACCTGCCAAATGAACCACAATCTGTTTGCCACCTTTGCCACGCAGATGCACAAGCGCGGTGAGGCCGATTTTATCACCACCCGCGAAGGCCGCCGCTATTCCTACGCCGATGCGCTGACCCAAAGCGCCCGCCTTGCCGGCGCGCTGACCGCTCTCGGCGTACGTCAGGGCGACCGCGTGGCCGTCCAGGTCGACAAGAGTCCCGAAGCCATTCTGCTCTACCTTGCCTGCCTGCGGATTGGCGGGGTCTATTTGCCCCTCAACACCGGTTACACCGGCGATGAAATCCGCTATTTTCTGAGCGACGCCGAACCCGCGCTGTTTGTCTGCCGCCCAGCCGTAGCCGATGAGGCCCGCCGCATTGCCACCGACACCGGGTGCCCGGCAGTTGTCACGCTGGGCAGTACGGCCGACGGCAGCCTGATGGACGAAGCCGCGAGCGCCGCACCCCATGATGATATCGCCGAACTGGATACGCGTGACCTGGCGGCGATTTTGTATACCTCGGGCACCACCGGGCGCTCCAAGGGGGCCATGCTGACCCACCAGAACCTGGCCTCCAATGCCGAAACCCTGGTCGAAGCCTGGCACTTCAGCGCCGATGACCGGCTGATCCACGCGCTACCGATTTTTCATACCCACGGACTCTTTGTGGCGTGCAACGTCACCTTGATGGCTGGCGCCAGCATGCTGTTTCTGCCCAAGTTCGACGCCGACGTGATCTTCGAGGAGCTGCCCCACGGCAGCGTGATGATGGGCGTGCCCACCTTTTACACGCGCCTTGTTCAGGACCCACGCCTGACGCCTGACGTCACCGCCAACATGCGGCTGTTCGTATCCGGTTCAGCCCCGCTGACCGCCGAAACCCACGAAGCCTTCGAGGCCAAGACCGGGCATGCCATTCTCGAACGCTACGGCATGACTGAAACCAACATGAACATCTCCAACCCCTACCAGGGTGCGCGCCGTGCCGGCACCGTGGGTATGCCGCTGCCCGGCGTGGAGATGCGCATCACCGACCGGGAAACCGGCGATGAGGTCGCACCCGGCGAGATCGGCATGCTGCAGATTCGTGGGCCCAACGTGTTCATTGGCTACTGGCGAATGCCGGAAAAAACCCGCGAGGAGTTGCTTGAAGATGGCTTTTTCATCACTGGCGACCTCGCCCAGGTCGACGAGCAGGGCTATGTGCATATTGTCGGGCGGGATAAAGACCTGGTGATTTCGGGGGGCTACAACGTCTATCCCAAGGAAATAGAACAGGTCATCGACGAACTGGAGGGTGTGTCAGAGTCCGCCGTGATTGGCCTGCCCCACCCGGATTTTGGCGAGGGCGTGACCGCCGCCGTGGTTACCCAGCCGGGTGCCGACCTCGACGAAGCCACCATACTCGGCCATCTTCAGGGGAAGCTTGCCAAGTACAAGCAGCCCAAGCGTGTTTTCTTTATCGATACCTTGCCGCGCAACACCATGGGAAAGGTACAAAAGAACGAGCTGCGCAAACGCTTCCACGACACCTATCAATCAACTTAACGTAGTAAAGCAAACGCCCCACTCCCTGCAAGGTGCAGAAAGCGGGGCGTTTGTTGGTTAACCGAGTAGCTGAAGCGCTTAACCGGCGAACGAGGCGTACATGATGATGACCAGAACCACCAGCACGATACCGGCGGGTACCGCCCCTTTCCACGGGGTAAGGTCAACGTCGCCAGAATGCTCCTGAACCCAGTCGGTCTCGCGCGGGCGCAGCTTGCCAATCACCAGCATCACCGCCACCAGCAGCACGAACACCGCCGCGACAAAGTGGAACTCGTGCATGACAGCTGGCAGCTTATCGAAGGGCGGCACGAAATAGCCCGCGGCGATCAGCAAACAGCCACCCACCAGAGCAATTTTGGCGGCCATGGGCGGCACGCGCTTGGTCAAAAGCCCAACCAGTACGACAGCCAGAATGGGAATAAAGTAGATGGCGTTCATCTTCTGCAGGTAGCCGAACAGGCTGTCCTGGCCTGCCAGTAACGGCGCAATGGTCATGGTGGTAATCGCCATGATCCAACCAAACACCTTGCCCGACTTCACCACCTGCTCTTCAGTGGCGTCTTTTTTAAGCACTTGCTTGTAGATACCCAAACTGAAGATGGTGGTCGTGCTGTTCAGCGCGGAGTTGAACGACGACAGAATCGCACCGACCATCACCGCGGCGAAGAAACCGGTGAGATACGGCGGCAACACGTTAAATACAAGGTGGCCGTAAGCTTCATCGGCGCGAATGCCGTCATCGGCATACAGGTGGTAAGCGATGATCCCCGGCAGTACCAGATAAAGCGGGCCCAGCAGCTTGAAGAAGCCCGTCAGCAACACACCCTTCTGGCCTTCCGCGAGGTTTTTGGCGGCAAAGGTCCGCTGGATAATCTGCTGGTTGGTCGTCCAGTAGAACAGGTTGATCAGGAAAACGCCGGTAAACAGCGTGAAGAACGGCACCTGCTGATCACTACCGCCGATCGAGTTGAGCTTGTCGGGATTGCTGGTCTTCAGCGTGTTCCAGCCTTCCATGATGCCGTCACCACCGCTGACGGCTTGCAGGCCGAAATAGACGATCACAAAGCCACCGATCAGCAGGCCAACGCCGTTAAGGGTGTCGGACACTGCGACCGTGCGCAACCCGCCGAACAGCGCGTAAATGGCGCCCACAATCCCCACGACCCAGACCGTCAGCCAGAGTAGCGTGGTCGGTGATTCGATACCGGTCAGCGCGGGCAGGTCGAGCATGCCCTGCAGCCCTATCGCACCGGAATAGAGAATAATCGGCAGCAAAATCACCGCGTAGGCGATCAGGAAGATCACGTTGGCGATCAGTTGCGTGCCTTTATCGAAGCGGATCAACAGCAACTGCGGGAGGGTCGCAATGCCGCTTTTCAAGAAACGCGGCAGGAAGAACAGCGCCAGCGCCACCAGGGCAATGACCGCCACCACTTCCCAGGCCATCACGCTCAGGCCATCGCTGAAGGCTGAGCCGTTCAGCCCCACCATCTGCTCGGTGGACAGATTGGTCATCAACAGCGACCCGGCAATCAAGGGAAACGTCAGCGTCCGCCCTGCCAGAAAATAACCGCTGGTGCTGCTGTGATCATCCCGTCGCGTAATGCGCCAGGTAATAAAGGCCACTAAACAAGTGAAGAATAGAAATGACGCCAGGGTGAGGGCATGCATAAGAACATCCTTCGGGGCGGTCGCGCATGCTCGCGTGCAACACAAAACATCAGCGCAGTGGATTTAGGTAAATTTACCGATTGGCGGTGGATTGTAGAACGGTGACTCGATTCTTCTATTAGCCTTTAGTCGCAATTAAGCACCTAAAGATGTGTTTTTCTAACAAAAAATTCTAAATATCAGACATTTGAATAGTACCTAACGGTTGACTACCCGTTTCCGCGATTCACTACGTGGCTGAACGTCCTCAGTGTTAAAGTGGTGTGATTCGACCGCGTGACTATCAGACCTCCTCTGAAATCAGCTTCGCCCGCCAACTTTCTCAACCTTGATTAAGGAAATAACGTCCATGCTGCATTACCTGCAGGGCTTGCCATATTTTATTGCCTATCTGCTCGCGGCGATCATTTTGTTGGTCGCATTCATGTACTGCTATAGCCGCATTACGCCGCACCACGAATGGAAGCTGATTCGCGAGGGCAATGCGGCCGCCGCGACTGCCTACGGCGGCTCAATTCTGGGCTTTACCATCCCGCTGTATAGCGCCATGGCCAACTCCATCAGCTTGATCGACTTCATTTTGTGGGGCGTGGTCGCGTTTATCGTCCAGTTGGCAACGTTCTTCGGCGTGAAGCTGTTTTTACGCAAGCAGGGCGAAAGCCTGTCGCAACACATTACCGAAGGCCATCAGGCTTACGGCATTTTAATGGCAAGCATCGCGGTGGCCGTTGGCTTACTCAACGCCGCCTCGATGACGTGGTAAAGGAAAGCGCTGACATGAGACACGATCAAACACCGCATTTGCCCCGACGCAAACGCAGCGCACGCCTGTCGCTCGCAATGATGGGCGCCAGTGCCTTTGGCCTGACCGCCTGTGGGCAACCGCCCCAGGAAGAACACATTACCGAGATCGAGTTTGATGAACCGCGCAGCTTCCAGAGTGTTGAGGACTGCGTCGCTGCGAATGTTTACACACGCAGCGCCTGTGAGGATGCCTACAACGCCTCGCTGGAAGATGTGCCACGCTTTAACACCCTGGAAGAATGTGAAGCCGAACACGGCGAAGGCGCCTGTACCGAGCCCACCGAAGAACAGTCACAGGCGGCAACCGGTAGCGGCGGCGGCAGTTGGTTCATGCCTGCCATGATGGGCTATATGGTCGGCAGCATGATGTCCAACACCAACCGCGGGCGCTCGTTCGAGCGGGTATATCAAGAGCCGGTATACCGTAATCGCCAGAACCAGGGCAATTGGAACACCGCGTCAAACCAGGCAACCCAACGGGTCTCTCAACGTAACGACGCAATGCGTAGCTCGGTGCGCGCTTCTTCGCAGCGTAGTGGCTTTGGCTCGCGTTCATCCACACGGAGTGGCTGGGGCTCCTAGCCGCCAGCAAAGCTCACCATGCTAAGAATCGACATCCCCGAGCGGCAAAACTGGAAAGACCTGGCCCACGAGCTGGGCTTTCATTTTCACACCATCGAGGGCGAGCCTTACTGGAAGGAAAGCGCCTACTACCAGTTCACCATGGAACAGGTTGAGCGCGACATTGAAGCGCCTACCGAGGCGGTGCATGAGATGTGCATGGAACTGGTCGATAAGGTCTGCCATTCCAACGCCTTGATGCAGCGTTTGGCGTTGCCCGAGCACATGTGGGACAGCATCCACAACTCATGGAAAGATGGCCAGCCCCACCTCTACGGGCGCATGGACTTTGCCTATTCCGGCGATGGCCCCGCCAAGCTGCTGGAGCTCAACTACGATACCCCTACCTCGCTTTACGAAGCGGGCTGCTTTCAGTGGGTGTGGCTTGAGCAAGCCATGGCGCAGGGAATCCTGCCGCGCCATGCCGATCAGTACAACTCGATACAGGAGCGGCTGATCAATGCCATGGCGCACCTGGGTGACCGTCTTGAAGGCCGCACGCTGTATTTCTCGTGCGTCAAGGATAACGCCGAAGAACGTGCCACGGTGCACTATTTACAGGATGTTGCGGTGCAGGCGGGCCTCAACGCCCCCTTTATCTACACCGAGGATATTGGCCAACACCCCGCCGTTGATTATTTTGTCGACCTCGACGACCAGCCCATTCATGCGCTGTTCAAGCTGTATCCCTGGGAAGAAATGGCCGACGATGCGTTTGGTGAATTGATTCCCCAGTTAAACACTCACTGGTTTGAACCACCCTGGAAGGCAGTGTTATCCAATAAAGGCATCTTGCCGCTCCTCTGGGAACACTTCGAAGGCCACCCCAACCTGTTACCGGCATTTTTCGAGAAAGCTGATAGCCCGCCGCTACCCGCGGGTTGGGTGCGCAAGCCGTTTTTCTCGCGGGAAGGCAGCAACGTCGAACTGATTACCCCAGCGGGCCAGCGCGAAGCGGTCGATGGCCCCTATACCGACAGCCCGTGGATCCGACAGGCTTACCACCCCATGCCGCGCTTCGGTGATAATCACGCGCTGGTCGGCAGTTGGGTCGTCGGCGACCGCGCCTGCGGCATGGGGATTCGCGAAGACGTCGGGCGCATCACCAAGGATTCTTCCTGCTTTGTTCCCCACGCCATTGTCTAACGGCTGATCATGCCTTAGCCCATCAACCATAAACAGCTGACCGGGTCCCCCTGGGCGATGTCGCTGTAAGGCGGGATCACCGCCAGCGCATTGGCCTGAATGCACGAGGAAAGAACCGACGAGTTCTGATCATCAAACGCCCTGGCGTGGGCGCCCTCGGCGTCAAACGTCAGAGTCACCCGCATGTAGTGCTGTCGCGGGCCGGTGGACGTCGCAAACTCAGCCCGTGCGGTGACACAGGGCAGCCCTGCCAGATCGGGGCAGCTTAATAGCGCGCCCATCAAGGGGCGTAAAAACAGCCACGCGCCGACAAATCCGGAAACGGGATTGCCGGGTAACCCGACAAAGCGCGCCTGCCCGCCTTCGCGTCGCGGTAGATGGCCAAGCGCCAGCGGCTTGCCTGGCCGAATGGCGAGCTTCCACATCGTGAGCTCACCCAGCGCCTCGAGCGAGGCTTTCACGTGATCCTCTTCGCCGACACTCACCCCGCCGGTGCTGACCACCACATCGGCGTCTTCCGCCGCCTGGGCGAGCAGTTCCCGGGTACGCTCGGCATCGTCGGGCACGCTGACCTGGCTCACTACCTCAGCGCCAAAGGTTTCCAGCAACCGCGTGAGCATGGGGCGGTTGGAGTTATACAGCTGCCCCGGCTTGAGCGGTGTACCGGGGTCAATCACTTCATCCCCGGTCGACAATAGCGCCACCCTTGGCCGACGACGTACGCCAACCTCTGTGACCCCCTGCCCGGCCAGGTGGCCAAGGGCGGCGGCCTCCAGACGCTCTCCGGCGCTCAACAGCACATCACCCTGGCGTACATCGCGGCCTTTCAGGCGCACGTTGTCGCCGGCGGGAATATCCGCTGGGATGATGGCAACATCGCCGTCCACCTCGACGCGCTCCTGCATGATCACGCAGTCGGCCCCCGGCGGAATTTCCCCGCCGGTAAAAATACGCGCGCAGCTGCCTGACGCCAACGGCGTGGCAGGCGTGCCCGCCGCAATCCGCTGGCTGACCGTCAGTCGCTGTCCGGCATCCGCCGCCCGCAGCGCGTAGCCGTCCATGGCGCTATTGGTATACGGCGGCACATCAAGCTGCGCGGTAACGTTTTCGGCCAGCACTCGCCCGGCCGCACCGGCAAGCGCCACGCGCTCCGCCGGCATGGGCGTGATATCCGCCAGCAGCGCGGCCAGAGCGTCGTCGATTGAGTGCAGCTCAGCCATGCTGGCCTCGCTCGGGGATGACCAGATTGGCGAAGTTGCAGGGTTTGTGGCGGCTATCGAGCTGTTCGGCCAGAATGCCGTCCCAGCCGGTGCGGCAGGCGCCCGTTGAGCCCGGCAGACAGAAGATCACCGTAGCGTTGGCTAGCCCGCCGAGGCAGCGGCTTTGAATGGTCGAGCTGCCAATTTCGTCGCCGCTGAGCTGGCGGAAGCGCTCGCCAAAGCCTTCGATGTGTTTGTCCAGCAGCACGCCTATGGCCTCGGGGGTGGAGTCGCGGCCGGTAAAGCCGGTGCCGCCGGTGGTGATCACGGCCTGCACGTTGCGATCAGCAATCCACTGGGCCACAACAGCGCGAATGGTATACACATCGTCCGGCACGATACGTTTTTCCACCAGTTGGTGGCCCGCGTCAGTGAGCCGTTCAACCAATGCCTGACCACTGCGGTCCGTGTTTTCCGTGCGAGTATCGGACACCGTGAGAACCGCGATGTGTAGCGGAATCATTGGCTCCATGGGCTACTCCTTGGCGCTCTTTTGCGCTTGCCGGGCTTCCAGAGCAGCCAGTTGTTCCGGCGTTGCTGGCGCTTGGTAGAGTTCTTTCCATTCGCTGTAAGGCATCCCGTAAACGTATTCGCGGGCCTCTTCGTAGGTGAGCTGCTCACCCCGCGCTTCCGCCGCGCTGACCAGCCATTTGGACAGACAGTTACGACAGAAGTCGGCCAGAATCATCAGGTCGATATTCTGCACGTCCTTGTTGTCATCAAGATGCTGTAGCAAGCGGCGAAACGCAGCGGCTTCAAGCTCAGTACGGGTGTTGTCGTCAAACTTATCCATCGCTTTGACCTCTAAGGTGTGAAATTAATCTCAGCATAACAAAAGACACCGCCCGTAGGCGGTGTCTTTTGTTACATTCCAGCGCGCCTCACGAGGAACGAGGGGCTGGAGACTCACCTGAGTCTTTTGAGGCTTTTTGGTCGGCCAGTTCCTGCTCGGAAACGGCCTGATCCTTGACCTCTTCGTACCACAGATTGTGGTGCTCTTTGGCCCAGGTCTCATCAACGTAGCCGGTGGTCATGCCTTCCAACGAACCTTCCGTGCCCAAGGTGCCAATATAGATATGGCCAAATGACACAGCGGTCAGCCCCAAGGCACCGACGGCGTGGATGATATTCGCCCACTGCATGGTGTCGCGCCCCTGACCGAAGTTGGGGAAGTCGAGCACAAAGCCGCTGGCAACCACCAGAATCCCGACCGAAGCTAATAGCCAGTACCAGGCTTTTTCACCGCCGTTGGCAAAGCCGGCATCGACATGCCCCTTGCCGACCATGCCGCCGCCTTTCTTGAACCACTCAAGGTCGTGCTTTTTGGGCAGGTTATCCTTGATCAGGCTGACGAGCAGTACCACCAGCAGGATGCCGAAGATCGGCCCAAGGTAGTTGTGCAGCAACTTGGAAGAAGAGACCATCCATCCCCAGAAGGCATCTCCAAATAGACCGCGGAAGACAAACTTCCCAAATAGCAGGTTGAGGCCGGTAAGCGCCAGCACGATAAACAGCGACGCCACTGACCAGTGCAGAGCACGCAAGAATAACGGCCAGCGCAACAGCTTGCGCCCCGTTCGCGGCTCTTCCAGATCCTTGCGGCCAATGATCAGATAAAACAGCACGATAATCCCGATCATGCCGCCGATCACGATCAACCCGAAAGGTGACACCCAGCGATTACGCCATTGACGCCAGGTTTCGCCGCTTGAGTTGATCAGGTTGTAGTTACTCTCGTAACGCGAGTCACGGTAGTTGGCATCGGTCTCGCCGCTGCGCACTTGCCGCCACTGGTCAGCGTCGATCCCCGGGGCTGCCGTGCCCATTTCCCGGTCAGGGTCAGCCTGGGCATGCACTACCTGTGTCACGCCGAGACTGAGTACCAGCGCAAAGGCCAACAATAGCCAGCGCCAGACTCCTTGCCAGCGGCTTGGATGCGGCACCCCACCGGGTGCCTGAGCAGTCAACTGGTTCATGGAAAGCCTCCTTACCCTTTACGGGCAGCATCATAGGCTAGGTTATCGGCACTGGCCTGAGGGTTGTTGGACCAGGCACCGTCTTCGTGGCCACGATGCACCACGCGCTGACGGAAGATATCTGCCACGTCCTGGGCGTCGCCAGCCAGCAGCGCTTTGGTCGAGCACATTTCCGCACACAGCGGCAGCTTGCCTTCGGCAATGCGGTTGGAGCCGTACTTCTCGTACTCTTCTTCCTTGCTTTCGGCAGGACCGCCCGCACAGAAGGTACATTTGTCCATCTTGCCGCGCTCGCCGAAGGCGTCCTGCTGCGGGAACTGCGGTGCGCCGAACGGGCAGGCGTACAGACAGTAACCACACCCGATGCACAGGTCCTTGTCGTGCAGCACGATGCCGTCGTCAGTCTTGTAGAAACAGTCGGTCGGGCACACGGCCATGCAGGGGGCGTCGTCACAGTGCATGCAGGCGACCGAAATGGACATTTCGTCGGCTTCGCCGTCATTAAGCGTCACAACGCGCCGACGCTGAATGCCCCATTCGACATCATTGGCATTTTTACAGGCGGTAACGCAGCCGTTGCATTCGATGCAGCGCTCGGCGTCACACATAAATTTCATTTGAGCCATGGTGTTCTCCTTATACGGTGCGGGATGTCGCCCGCACCGTGGATGCTGTCAGGTCAGGGCGAGCCTCAGGCACGCTCGATACGGCAGATGGTGCACTTGGTCTCTTGCATCAGTGTCACCGGATCGTAGCCATAAGTGGTCGCGGTGTTGGCCGCTTCGCCAAGTATGTAGGGGGCGCTGCCTTCAGGGTAAAGGCCTTCCAGGCTTTCGCCCTGGAACATGCCGCCAAAGTGGAACGGCATGAAGGCTACCTTGCGGTCCACGCGCGGTGTGACCAGTGCTTTCACTTTCACACGGCCACCTTCGGCCCCTTCGACCCATACCTCGTCGCCGTCGCTGATGCCTATATCATTGGCATCGGCCGGGTTGATCTCCACAAACATCTCTTGTTGAAGCTCGGCCAGCCACGACATGGAGCGCGTTTCTTCACCGCCACCTTCGTATTCGACCAGACGCCCGGAAGTGAGGATGATCGGATAGTCATCCACCGAGGGGGCACCGTCCTGTACGCTCTTGTACATGGTCGGCAGACGCATGATGGAGTCAAAGTCGTCCCAGGTCGGGTATTTATCAACCAGGTCACGGCGGGTTGAGTAGAGCGGCTCACGGTGCTTCGGCACTTCGTCGGGGAAGGTCCACACCACGGCCCGCGCTTTGGCGTTACCGTAAGGCGCGCAACCATGCTCGATGGCGACACGCTGAATACCGCCGGACAGATCGGTTTTCCAGTTCTTGCCTTCCGCCGCTTGCTTCTCTTCGTCGGTAAGGTCGTTCCACCAGCCAAGGTCTTTCAGCAGCTGGTCGGTGAACTCTGGGTAACCGTCGTCGATATCGCCATTCATCGGTGCGGAGCCTTCGGCCAGCAGATTGACGCCATCGCGCTCGATGCCAAAGCGGGCACGGAAGCCCATGCCCCCTTCCATCACAGGCACGCTTGGATCATAGAGGTTCGGCGAGCCGGGATGCTTGAACTCGGCCGTTCCCCAGCAGGGCCAGGGCAGGCCGTAGTAGTCGCCATCAGCCGGACCGCCCTCGGCGCGCAGGTGCTCGAAGCTGAAGGTATGCCAGTTTTGCTGGTGTTCCTTCAGGCGCTCGGGGCTTTGCCCGGTGTAACCAACAGTCCACATGCCGTTGTTGATCTCGCGCAGGATATCTTCGATCAGCGGTTCATCGCCGTTCATCTCGTAGTTGGCCACCAACTGGTCACCAAAGCCGAGCTTGCGGGCGAACAGGTACATGATCTCGTGATCAGGTTTGGACTCGAACAACGGGTCGATGACCTTGTCGCGCCACTGCAGTGAACGGTTGGTCGCCGTCACGCTGCCGGTGGTTTCGAACTGGGTCGCGGCCGGCAGCAGATACACGCCATCCGTACGGTCGTGCATGACGGCCGCGACGGTCGGGTAAGGATCGACGATGACCATCATTTCGAGCTTTTTCATCGCCTGCTGCATTTCGACACCGCGGGTCTGTGAGTTGACCGCGTGGCCCCAATAGAACATGGCTTTGAGCGCCGTGCGCTGGGAGATGTTTTCATCTTCTTCCAGCACCCCGTCAACCCAGCGGGATACGGTAATACCGGCGCTGTGCATGGGTTTGCCGTCGGCATACTCAGAGTCATCAAAGCGCCCTTGCAGCCATTCGTAGTCAACGTTCCAGACGTTGGCCCAGTGCTGCCAGGCGCCTTCCGCCAGGCCGTAGTAGCCGGGCAGCGAATCGGAGCCCAACCCCAGGTCGGTGGCACCCTGGACGTT
This window of the Halomonas sp. SH5A2 genome carries:
- a CDS encoding malonyl-CoA decarboxylase — encoded protein: MNMMFLQELFNNITQRDALLRRRQTVASAVDHTHLVKACQALLESDGEASSIALASRALAIYRRLSQDEKSLFFKRLAEDFAATPEHIDEAYTAYRDARDNRTLQQLFEACEPLRQELFRRLNFASDGTYELVNMRQDLLGLLRDQPDLAPIDDDFAHLFGSWFNRGFLMLKRIDWNTPASILEKIIRYEAVHEIQDWDDLRRRLDARDRRCFAFFHPAIGDEPLIFVEVALHKGLPSRIQPILSGQDGGVDDPDDADSAAFFGISNCQTGLRGISFGNFLIKQVVQELSQELPQLKYFVTLSPVPGFAQWLNEQRQNDHWPPSVRETLAELDTPGWHQDKQRQERLKATLQPLAARYLIDEKNRHGLPLNPVARFHLGNGAKLQRINWLGDTSDKGIKQAAGLMVNYLYVLDDIERNHENYTAKGAIACSSDVRDLAKRARKLAKGEPAK
- a CDS encoding malonate--CoA ligase yields the protein MNHNLFATFATQMHKRGEADFITTREGRRYSYADALTQSARLAGALTALGVRQGDRVAVQVDKSPEAILLYLACLRIGGVYLPLNTGYTGDEIRYFLSDAEPALFVCRPAVADEARRIATDTGCPAVVTLGSTADGSLMDEAASAAPHDDIAELDTRDLAAILYTSGTTGRSKGAMLTHQNLASNAETLVEAWHFSADDRLIHALPIFHTHGLFVACNVTLMAGASMLFLPKFDADVIFEELPHGSVMMGVPTFYTRLVQDPRLTPDVTANMRLFVSGSAPLTAETHEAFEAKTGHAILERYGMTETNMNISNPYQGARRAGTVGMPLPGVEMRITDRETGDEVAPGEIGMLQIRGPNVFIGYWRMPEKTREELLEDGFFITGDLAQVDEQGYVHIVGRDKDLVISGGYNVYPKEIEQVIDELEGVSESAVIGLPHPDFGEGVTAAVVTQPGADLDEATILGHLQGKLAKYKQPKRVFFIDTLPRNTMGKVQKNELRKRFHDTYQST
- a CDS encoding solute:sodium symporter family transporter, encoding MHALTLASFLFFTCLVAFITWRITRRDDHSSTSGYFLAGRTLTFPLIAGSLLMTNLSTEQMVGLNGSAFSDGLSVMAWEVVAVIALVALALFFLPRFLKSGIATLPQLLLIRFDKGTQLIANVIFLIAYAVILLPIILYSGAIGLQGMLDLPALTGIESPTTLLWLTVWVVGIVGAIYALFGGLRTVAVSDTLNGVGLLIGGFVIVYFGLQAVSGGDGIMEGWNTLKTSNPDKLNSIGGSDQQVPFFTLFTGVFLINLFYWTTNQQIIQRTFAAKNLAEGQKGVLLTGFFKLLGPLYLVLPGIIAYHLYADDGIRADEAYGHLVFNVLPPYLTGFFAAVMVGAILSSFNSALNSTTTIFSLGIYKQVLKKDATEEQVVKSGKVFGWIMAITTMTIAPLLAGQDSLFGYLQKMNAIYFIPILAVVLVGLLTKRVPPMAAKIALVGGCLLIAAGYFVPPFDKLPAVMHEFHFVAAVFVLLVAVMLVIGKLRPRETDWVQEHSGDVDLTPWKGAVPAGIVLVVLVIIMYASFAG
- a CDS encoding DUF350 domain-containing protein, whose translation is MLHYLQGLPYFIAYLLAAIILLVAFMYCYSRITPHHEWKLIREGNAAAATAYGGSILGFTIPLYSAMANSISLIDFILWGVVAFIVQLATFFGVKLFLRKQGESLSQHITEGHQAYGILMASIAVAVGLLNAASMTW
- a CDS encoding DUF1190 domain-containing protein translates to MRHDQTPHLPRRKRSARLSLAMMGASAFGLTACGQPPQEEHITEIEFDEPRSFQSVEDCVAANVYTRSACEDAYNASLEDVPRFNTLEECEAEHGEGACTEPTEEQSQAATGSGGGSWFMPAMMGYMVGSMMSNTNRGRSFERVYQEPVYRNRQNQGNWNTASNQATQRVSQRNDAMRSSVRASSQRSGFGSRSSTRSGWGS
- a CDS encoding glutathionylspermidine synthase family protein, with translation MLRIDIPERQNWKDLAHELGFHFHTIEGEPYWKESAYYQFTMEQVERDIEAPTEAVHEMCMELVDKVCHSNALMQRLALPEHMWDSIHNSWKDGQPHLYGRMDFAYSGDGPAKLLELNYDTPTSLYEAGCFQWVWLEQAMAQGILPRHADQYNSIQERLINAMAHLGDRLEGRTLYFSCVKDNAEERATVHYLQDVAVQAGLNAPFIYTEDIGQHPAVDYFVDLDDQPIHALFKLYPWEEMADDAFGELIPQLNTHWFEPPWKAVLSNKGILPLLWEHFEGHPNLLPAFFEKADSPPLPAGWVRKPFFSREGSNVELITPAGQREAVDGPYTDSPWIRQAYHPMPRFGDNHALVGSWVVGDRACGMGIREDVGRITKDSSCFVPHAIV